One window from the genome of Eriocheir sinensis breed Jianghai 21 chromosome 7, ASM2467909v1, whole genome shotgun sequence encodes:
- the LOC126991404 gene encoding uncharacterized protein LOC126991404: MVILQEEEEEAQHMGAVPTTSTTITKSLETILPKNVTEESPVLLEKATPKRHVSNGTEGVVKKQPANTVGANNISTPQRHVSKGAESAATSLRRHRFETSFPALPEGTQWRKEVFARQHELLEMQMETEAMRHELLSAQLAEAQTKMAEAQTRARIALLEEEVLKNKLAK; encoded by the exons ATGGTCAtcctacaggaggaggaggaggaggcgcagcatATGGGGGCAGTACCGACTACAAGTACCACTATCACCAAGTCCTTGGAGACAATTCTACCCAAA aATGTAACGGAGGAATCACCAGTGCTGCTAGAGAAAGCGACGCCCAAACGACATGTCTCCAATGGAACAGAGGGTGTCGTGAAA AAACAACCGGCAAACACAGTGGGCGCTAATAACATATCAACACCTCAACGTCATGTCTCCAAAGGAGCAGAAAGTGCTGCCACA AGTCTTCGCCGCCACAGATTTGAAACGTCATTCCCAGCACTTCCGGAGGGAACTCAGTGGCGGAAAGAAGTATTTGCGAGGCAGCACGAATTACTAGAAATGCAAATGGAGACAGAGGCCATGCGGCATGAGTTGCTGAGTGCACAACTGGCAGAAGCTCAAACAAAAATGGCAGAAGCTCAAACTAGAGCAAGAATTGCTCTGCTTGAGGAAGAGGTCCTCAAAAATAAGTTagcgaaataa